In Pyrus communis chromosome 1, drPyrComm1.1, whole genome shotgun sequence, the following are encoded in one genomic region:
- the LOC137744057 gene encoding uncharacterized protein, producing MKDHRIFGVRRRLGYANGFDVEPIGNAGGLSLWWEDNLEVSIILSSKNIIDAVMRVKGQTQWCRFTGVYGTSYRAEKRMFWEWMVNHFTPTDIPWICGGDFNEFMWDHEKSGGVEVLYNRPRFLGEFMSSSLLMDLGFQGPAFTWRGLRRGDWVEERLDRVLTNEQWQQLWPNSLVMHGTATASDHCPIILNSNLEGPRGRKMFRFEAFWVAEEECKKLVEKCWDWRHNGSCVNNWVRTLNDCRNRLSRWDRTNFKGRGYRIQDLLSKLDSLQRDWGPNFDEIREISRQIDELRFQEESYWCQRSRVKWLREGDANTKFFHSSTLQRRRRNKIVKLRDENGNWVDRPPQVRQLVDNHFISVFSSAGSRTWGSLLDCIIPSVSDEMNEALIAPVMDDEIKDAAVQMGGLKAPGPDGFQGIFYQSYWEIVRADVSALVRELFLDSAGTGLINQTHIVLIPKVPNPEVVSQFRPISLCNYSYKILSKILANRLKVFLPNIISPTQNAFVAGRQIQDCIGIAHEIFHYLKGRKARTRYEMGIKLDMQKAYDRVEWDFLDAVMEKMGFSSRWRSIINGCISSVKFDVLLNGQAGKTFAPTRGLRQGDPLSPYLFILVGEVLSKLIQSEVDNGRMAGVKMGGSGPMISHLFFADDTLLFLRADMNNCRNLRNLLDNFCEASGQKVNLVKSSVFFGANVPKVIADQMGSALGMAVVNNPGTYLGVPAIWGRSKQRGLAYVKGRIMEKLQGWKQSTLSRAGKEVLIKAVIQAIPAYPMCIFKFPAGVCREMDALVAGFWWGCKEGASKIHWCWRLLTEPDSLWAQVIKARYFPHCSIWDAKKGGRASWAWGSLLIGRDLIREGSHWQILSGQEVRVWQDRWLPSLPLGHPVPVGQVAVTPSLRVSALICPDSGRWNISFLQPFISGEAMQAIEETPLGDLSRNDRLIWDLSKNGCYSVKSGYRWLQSRSMAVRDKRRPSVRGVPKALWKGIWKLEVPPKLRHFLWLTVHNCLPTRDALFRRRASQVSTCPICCCHDETIEHIFLSCSWVVPIWFGGALGYKVDRLSLPDWLDWILAVFSPNFCISGDSNWRRSYIVFTCWCIWKARCDFVFNGVSINPSKVLAAISAAVSSFFGARVVEGARRGGVGRGISPDARWCAPASPFVKINVDASWSKASKKGFVGMVVRDMESKFVAAARYAINAPSAAAAEASALLHGCQFGADLGVRYVILESDSLEAIKCLSSSLSMGSWEAFPVLARVQQLGGKFLDCRWSWVPRIANGVAHAIASFGFTEMCDVVWVDRPPSSLVFVLNNDGLPCPH from the exons ATGAAAGATCATAGAATTTTTGGGGTGAGGAGGCGTCTCGGGTATGCTAATGGCTTTGATGTTGAACCAATTGGAAATGCTGGTGGGTTGAGCTTGTGGTGGGAGGATAATCTGGAGGTTAGTATTATTCTTTCGTCCAAAAATATTATTGATGCTGTGATGAGAGTTAAAGGGCAAACGCAATGGTGTCGGTTTACGGGTGTTTACGGGACTTCGTATAGAGCTGAGAAAAGGATGTTCTGGGAATGGATGGTTAATCACTTTACCCCTACGGATATTCCTTGGATTTGCGGCGGGGACTTCAACGAATTCATGTGGGATCATGAGAAGTCTGGAGGAGTGGAGGTTTTGTACAACAGGCCTAGGTTTCTTGGAGAGTTTATGTCTTCCTCTCTGCTGATGGACTTGGGCTTCCAAGGGCCGGCTTTTACGTGGAGAGGGTTGAGAAGAGGGGATTGGGTGGAGGAGCGGTTGGACAGGGTCCTGACGAATGAGCAGTGGCAGCAACTTTGGCCGAACTCCCTTGTTATGCACGGTACAGCTACTGCTTCGGATCACTGCCCAATTATTCTCAACTCTAATCTGGAAGGGCCGAGAGGTAGGAAGATGTTCAGGTTCGAGGCGTTTTGGGTGGCGGAGGAAGAGTGCAAGAAGTTAGTGGAGAAGTGCTGGGATTGGCGGCATAATGGCAGTTGTGTGAATAATTGGGTGAGAACTTTAAACGACTGCCGTAATCGATTAAGTAGGTGGGATCGCACTAATTTTAAGGGGCGGGGCTACAGGATCCAGGATCTTCTCTCCAAGCTTGATTCTCTCCAGCGAGACTGGGGTCCTAACTTTGACGAGATAAGGGAGATATCTAGGCAAATTGATGAGTTAAGATTTCAAGAGGAGAGTTATTGGTGCCAGAGGTCGAGGGTAAAATGGTTGAGGGAGGGGGATGCTAACACTAAGTTTTTTCACTCTTCAACCCTTCAGAGACGAAGGAGAAATAAGATTGTGAAGCTTAGGGATGAGAATGGGAATTGGGTGGATCGTCCGCCTCAGGTGCGCCAATTGGTGGATAATCATTTTATTTCAGTCTTTAGCTCGGCCGGGAGTCGTACCTGGGGTTCGCTGCTAGATTGCATTATTCCCTCGGTCTCTGATGAAATGAATGAGGCGCTAATTGCGCCGGTCATGGATGACGAAATAAAAGATGCTGCTGTGCAAATGGGAGGTCTCAAGGCTCCTGGCCCTGATGGGTTCCAGGGCATTTTCTATCAGAGCTATTGGGAGATTGTCAGGGCAGATGTGTCGGCTTTGGTCAGGGAGCTGTTTCTGGACTCTGCTGGTACAGGGTTGATAAATCAGACTCACATTGTGCTGATTCCCAAAGTCCCCAATCCGGAAGTTGTGTCGCAATTCAGGCCCATTAGCTTATGCAACTACTCGTACAAAATTCTGTCAAAGATTCTTGCTAACAGGTTGAAGGTATTTTTACCAAATATCATCTCTCCCACCCAAAATGCGTTTGTGGCGGGTAGACAAATCCAGGATTGCATTGGCATAGCCCATGAGATTTTTCATTATCTGAAGGGAAGGAAAGCTAGGACTCGATACGAGATGGGTATTAAACTTGATATGCAGAAGGCGTATGATCGGGTTGAGTGGGACTTTCTGGATGCAGTTATGGAAAAGATGGGGTTCAGCAGCAGATGGAGATCGATAATTAATGGATGTATTTCATCTGTAAAGTTCGATGTCCTTCTAAATGGACAGGCTGGGAAGACGTTTGCGCCCACGCGGGGTCTCCGTCAGGGGGATCCCCTTTCtccttatttattcattttggtGGGGGAGGTTCTCTCCAAGCTGATTCAGAGTGAGGTGGACAATGGTAGGATGGCGGGGGTCAAGATGGGCGGCTCTGGACCCATGATTTCTCACCTCTTCTTTGCTGATGAtacccttttgtttttgcgGGCTGATATGAATAACTGTCGGAATCTGAGGAATTTGCTGGACAACTTTTGTGAGGCTTCTGGGCAGAAGGTTAATTTGGTGAAATCCAGTGTGTTCTTTGGGGCAAATGTTCCGAAGGTGATTGCTGATCAGATGGGAAGCGCTCTGGGAATGGCGGTGGTTAACAATCCGGGGACTTATTTGGGGGTTCCTGCTATTTGGGGCCGATCGAAACAGCGAGGTCTTGCTTATGTGAAAGGGAGAATTATGGAAAAGCTCCAAGGTTGGAAGCAAAGTACTCTATCTCGTGCCGGTAAGGAGGTGTTAATTAAGGCTGTTATACAAGCGATTCCGGCGTACCCTATGTGCATTTTCAAATTCCCAGCTGGTGTTTGTCGGGAAATGGATGCGTTGGTAGCTGGGTTTTGGTGGGGATGCAAAGAGGGAGCCAGCAAGATTCATTGG TGTTGGCGGTTATTGACTGAACCGGACTCGTTGTGGGCTCAAGTGATTAAGGCTCGTTATTTCCCTCACTGCTCGATCTGGGATGCGAAGAAGGGGGGTCGTGCCTCTTGGGCGTGGGGCAGCCTCTTAATTGGCAGGGACTTAATCAGGGAGGGCTCTCATTGGCAGATTTTGAGTGGCCAGGAGGTGAGGGTGTGGCAGGATAGATGGCTTCCTTCATTACCCCTTGGTCACCCGGTGCCGGTTGGACAGGTTGCGGTTACGCCGAGTTTACGGGTCAGTGCACTTATCTGTCCGGATTCGGGGCGGTGGAATATTAGTTTTCTGCAGCCGTTCATTTCGGGGGAGGCTATGCAGGCTATTGAGGAGACACCTCTTGGGGATTTAAGTAGGAATGATCGGCTTATCTGGGATCTGAGCAAGAATGGGTGTTATTCGGTCAAGTCGGGCTACAGATGGTTGCAAAGCAGATCGATGGCAGTGAGGGATAAGCGGCGGCCTTCTGTTCGTGGGGTTCCCAAGGCGCTGTGGAAGGGGATTTGGAAGCTGGAGGTCCCCCCCAAGTTGCGACATTTCTTATGGCTTACTGTGCATAATTGTCTTCCTACTCGGGATGCCCTATTCCGAAGAAGGGCCTCTCAGGTATCTACTTGTCCTATTTGCTGCTGTCATGATGAAACTATTGAgcacatttttctttcttgctCTTGGGTTGTTCCAATTTGGTTTGGTGGGGCTTTGGGTTATAAAGTGGATCGTCTATCTCTCCCCGATTGGTTGGATTGGATTTTGGCGGTCTTCTCTCCGAATTTTTGCATCTCtggtgattccaattggaggcgTTCTTATATTGTCTTTACTTGTTGGTGTATTTGGAAGGCTCGCTGTGATTTTGTGTTCAACGGGGTGTCCATTAACCCTTCTAAAGTCTTGGCTGCTATCTCTGCGGCTGTGAGCTCTTTTTTTGGTGCGAGGGTTGTGGAGGGGGCTAGAAGGGGGGGCGTCGGCAGAGGGATTTCCCCGGATGCGCGGTGGTGCGCTCCGGCCTCTCCTTTTGTTAAGATAAATGTGGATGCTAGCTGGTCCAAGGCCTCTAAGAAGGGTTTTGTCGGGATGGTTGTGAGGGACATGGAGAGCAAGTTTGTGGCTGCAGCGCGGTATGCTATCAATGCTCCTTCGGCGGCTGCTGCGGAGGCTTCTGCGCTGTTGCATGGGTGCCAATTCGGAGCTGACTTGGGTGTAAGGTATGTCATTCTGGAATCGGACTCACTTGAAGCTATTAAGTGTCTCTCTAGCTCGCTGTCCATGGGTAGTTGGGAGGCTTTCCCCGTGCTGGCACGGGTTCAGCAGTTGGGGGGAAAATTTCTTGATTGCAGATGGTCTTGGGTGCCTAGAATAGCTAATGGTGTGGCTCACGCGATTGCGTCGTTTGGTTTCACGGAGATGTGTGATGTTGTGTGGGTCGATAGGCCCCCATCTTCGTTGGTCTTTGTGTTGAATAATGACGGACTTCCTTGTCCTCATTAA
- the LOC137709787 gene encoding uncharacterized protein — MGNLPRGFCGNKYRVVRNIEARHKGGLSQQVWCTSIKFGRLDALMWVLVMGWILDQSEEKNQLVNWVVVLYGLRASSESKGFSTYQTGRVWQQCYKVMANSGVDELVVQLNQTLELSTMEQGVKLVGKVLTQKPVNKWGVRNILRAAWKELGEVEIKWARENVFIISVRDESVASRILEQVPWAVMKKVFSVVKWPPELALEELVLDVVPFWVQIRGIPLGLASQENIQRVTKEAGKCLAMEDPGYARGFARIRLLVDTEKPLFKGCWIRRDSNKETWVEFRYERLQDFCYKCGRIGHINTECSAKMSEEGVVAYGEWMKAPPVRDVVISTRAEHVGRGERRQAGAVRGHGITSVLNHGSLRASIMQGKESTQTLETGGASRSHGTGQKK, encoded by the coding sequence ATGGGGAACCTGCCAAGGGGGTTTTGTGGAAATAAATACAGGGTAGTTCGGAACATTGAAGCGAGGCATAAAGGGGGTCTTTCCCAACAAGTTTGGTGTACCAGCATTAAATTTGGCCGGTTGGATGCATTGATGTGGGTTTTAGTGATGGGGTGGATACTTGACCAAAGTGAAGAAAAGAATCAGCTGGTAAATTGGGTGGTTGTTTTGTACGGTCTGAGGGCGAGTTCTGAAAGTAAAGGGTTTTCTACGTATCAGACTGGGCGAGTGTGGCAGCAGTGTTACAAGGTGATGGCGAATAGTGGGGTGGATGAGCTGGTGGTACAACTGAACCAGACACTGGAGTTATCGACTATGGAGCAGGGAGTCAAATTGGTTGGAAAAGTCCTTACGCAAAAACCAGTGAATAAGTGGGGAGTCAGGAATATCCTCAGAGCGGCTTGGAAGGAGTTGGGTGAGGTGGAAATCAAATGGGCAAGGGAGAATGTCTTTATTATTTCAGTCAGAGATGAAAGTGTAGCCTCAAGAATCCTTGAGCAGGTTCCATGGGCAGTGATGAAGAAGGTGTTCTCTGTTGTGAAATGGCCTCCGGAGCTAGCTCTGGAGGAACTGGTGTTGGATGTTGTACCTTTTTGGGTTCAAATTAGGGGAATACCACTGGGTTTAGCTTCTCAAGAGAACATTCAGCGTGTAACCAAGGAGGCTGGGAAATGTTTAGCTATGGAGGATCCCGGTTACGCCAGAGGATTTGCGCGAATAAGATTATTAGTGGATACGGAGAAGCCGTTATTTAAGGGATGCTGGATTAGGAGAGATTCAAATAAGGAAACCTGGGTGGAATTTCGGTATGAACGGCTCCAAGATTTCTGCTACAAATGTGGGCGGATAGGACATATCAATACTGAATGCTCAGCGAAGATGTCTGAAGAAGGGGTGGTGGCGTATGGAGAGTGGATGAAGGCGCCGCCGGTAAGGGATGTGGTGATATCTACGAGAGCGGAGCATGTGGGCAGGGGGGAACGCCGGCAGGCGGGTGCGGTGCGAGGACATGGTATCACGTCCGTTCTGAATCACGGCAGTCTACGGGCATCGATTATGCAAGGAAAGGAGAGTACTCAAACCTTGGAGACTGGGGGAGCATCTAGAAGTCACGGCACAGGTCAAAAGAAATGA